The proteins below come from a single Pseudomonadota bacterium genomic window:
- a CDS encoding zinc-ribbon domain-containing protein, giving the protein MTIVCPECATPYRLPTGIAPAQKSAAKCKKCGTRMIISPGTSESTGADTLTVQETISTDSGVELPEHQNEACSANESASAESTHEESDKNENPIDILTDPEEITSLYPDLQSLPPDKFRFADIFKKNRTGRYRNSNNKFKVKLLKAVGRILTENLLLNNEYVLNIARGSAYYPAEIPYANGLLTLPTNYYAIVCTNFRLLFINVDCRVKKPTRYLYQIFYEEIVRLSRGMFFTSLIVQTRNGNSWNFTTVRTSLSREIRDLIIKRKKEGASGIFDGISRWHLCPACYTAITGQPSSCPGCKSLFKDPAQAWKRSILLPGLGSIYLGYRSLAITEILLYIAFWFLLISLAYLKLPGIVPISVFLIAVLHGTAGFMSLKLAQKGLIVHSATGSG; this is encoded by the coding sequence ATGACCATCGTATGCCCAGAATGCGCTACTCCCTACCGGTTACCGACCGGAATAGCCCCGGCACAGAAATCTGCCGCAAAATGTAAAAAATGCGGCACCAGAATGATCATTTCTCCGGGAACATCTGAATCTACCGGCGCAGACACCTTGACAGTTCAGGAGACCATCTCAACCGACTCCGGTGTGGAATTACCTGAACATCAAAACGAAGCCTGTTCAGCAAACGAGTCTGCATCCGCAGAAAGTACTCATGAGGAATCAGACAAGAATGAAAACCCCATTGATATCCTGACTGATCCGGAAGAGATCACTTCCTTATATCCCGACTTACAAAGTCTCCCTCCCGACAAATTCAGGTTTGCAGATATTTTCAAAAAAAACAGAACAGGCCGGTATCGGAACAGTAACAACAAATTTAAAGTAAAACTGCTGAAGGCAGTCGGCAGGATCTTGACAGAAAACTTGCTGCTGAATAACGAGTATGTTTTGAACATTGCCAGGGGAAGCGCCTATTATCCAGCCGAAATCCCTTATGCAAACGGACTGCTCACTCTGCCGACAAATTATTATGCGATTGTCTGTACAAATTTCCGGTTGCTCTTCATCAATGTGGATTGCAGGGTGAAAAAGCCAACCAGGTATCTCTATCAGATCTTTTACGAAGAGATTGTACGATTGAGTCGCGGCATGTTCTTCACTTCTCTGATCGTACAGACCAGAAACGGAAACTCGTGGAATTTCACCACTGTTCGCACCTCCCTGTCACGAGAAATCAGAGACCTGATCATCAAAAGAAAAAAAGAAGGGGCCTCAGGAATTTTTGATGGTATCTCCAGATGGCATCTCTGTCCTGCATGCTATACTGCGATCACCGGCCAGCCATCAAGCTGTCCAGGTTGTAAATCCTTATTTAAAGATCCTGCTCAGGCCTGGAAAAGATCCATACTGTTGCCGGGTCTCGGCAGTATTTATCTCGGATACAGATCTCTGGCAATCACCGAAATCTTGCTCTATATTGCTTTCTGGTTTCTTCTTATATCCCTGGCATATTTAAAACTGCCCGGGATTGTCCCAATATCAGTTTTTCTCATCGCTGTTCTGCATGGGACGGCAGGTTTCATGTCTTTGAAACTTGCCCAAAAAGGGCTTATTGTCCATTCAGCAACTGGGTCGGGTTAA
- the metF gene encoding methylenetetrahydrofolate reductase [NAD(P)H], whose protein sequence is MLVKDILEKEKTSFSFEFFPPKTEESWNALFFHIKDLMPLKPSYVSVTYGAGGSTRDNTHDLVVRINKETDLTAVSHLTCVGSTRNEMKSILENYSASGISNILALRGDPPKGQTGWQETPDGFKYAAELVGFIKKNFPGMCIGVAGFPEGHPETPNRLKEIEFLKEKVDAGADYIVTQLFFENRDFYDFRERCLLAGINVPILAGIMPITTKHGMIRMAELAGGARLPARLLKSIDRAQDDNYVENVGIHWATEQVRDLLDNNVKGVHFYTLNSSEATLKIYESLGVTSSSQLV, encoded by the coding sequence ATGCTTGTTAAAGATATCCTGGAAAAAGAGAAAACATCATTCAGTTTCGAGTTCTTCCCCCCTAAAACCGAGGAAAGCTGGAACGCCCTTTTTTTTCATATCAAAGACCTGATGCCGCTGAAGCCTTCCTATGTCAGCGTCACCTATGGTGCAGGCGGGTCCACCAGGGACAACACCCATGATCTGGTTGTCAGGATTAACAAGGAAACCGATCTGACTGCGGTATCACATCTTACCTGCGTCGGTTCAACCAGAAACGAGATGAAATCCATCCTTGAAAATTACTCGGCTTCCGGAATCAGCAACATTCTGGCCTTGCGCGGTGACCCCCCCAAGGGACAGACCGGTTGGCAGGAAACCCCGGATGGTTTCAAATATGCCGCAGAACTGGTCGGATTTATCAAAAAGAATTTTCCGGGAATGTGCATCGGCGTTGCCGGGTTTCCCGAAGGACATCCTGAAACGCCGAACCGACTCAAAGAGATAGAATTTCTCAAGGAAAAAGTCGATGCCGGAGCTGATTACATAGTCACCCAGCTTTTTTTTGAGAACAGGGACTTTTACGATTTCCGCGAAAGGTGCCTGCTTGCCGGAATCAATGTCCCCATTCTGGCTGGAATCATGCCGATTACAACAAAACACGGAATGATCAGAATGGCCGAACTGGCCGGTGGGGCCAGATTGCCGGCAAGGCTCCTAAAGTCAATTGATAGGGCCCAGGATGATAACTATGTTGAAAATGTCGGCATCCATTGGGCAACGGAACAAGTGCGAGACCTGCTGGACAATAATGTGAAGGGCGTTCACTTTTACACATTGAATTCTTCCGAGGCGACCCTTAAAATCTACGAATCACTTGGCGTCACCTCTTCCTCCCAGCTTGTTTGA